Within Sorangiineae bacterium MSr11367, the genomic segment GATCGAGCGAGCCGATTCCGAAACCAGCCTGGCCAGACCGTACGAAACGCGTTGTCGCATCGACGTTTCGTGATTCGGTAGCTCGTTGCACGAGATCGTGCGCATCGAGTCGCGACGTAGCCTCGCGCAAACGGCTGCAGGCGACCATCGCGCGCTCGATGGCACCGGGATCTTCGGGCTTCAGATCGTAAGCTGGCTCTCGCCACCACTGCTCGCGGGCGAGCTCGTTCTTCAGCATCGACAATAGAATTTCTGCCCGACTGGGTGACGCAATTTGAATATGAAGGGACAGCGAATCCTCGTCGGAGAACGTGTCGTGCCAGTAGCCGCGAGGCATATGGAGAATACCGCCCTTTTCAAGCGTGTACGAGGTGGCATTCTCGGGCATTTCGGTCGGTGGTAGCCCGTCGGCGTATTGCCGCAATTCGGGCGCCAATGGATGGAGGGTTGCCCAGTTGCGAAGTGGGGCGGGGGCGAACTCGTTTGGAGCGATTCGCCAGGTTTTCCGGCCTCGAAGTTGGATCGAAAAGATGTCTGCCGTGTCGAAGTGGGCACGGGTCCTAGCACTCGGGCGATTGCAAAATAGCGTGCACTCGACCGAGCTCGGTGGAACGCCGAAGTGTTTCGCGACTTCGCGCTCCTGTGCTCCAAACTCGAGGATGCCGCGGAAGTAGAGTGTCGTGCCGGCCTCGTAGAGCCGTCGACCCGCAACCGCTGGAACGATGGCAGCCGTTTGGCTGCCATCGAGCTTTTGAAACCACGCATAAACTTTCGCGCCACGGAGCCTAAGTAGGTCGTCGATCGATCCAAGCGCGAGATCCTTGACGAGACGGTCGGCGAGTTCCGGCCGCGGCGGCAACACAACGAGTTGCTGCCCCAAGACTTTGCGGCGGAACTCGGCCAAGTCTAGGGGGGCGAACCACTCCTCGAGGCCTAGAAGCTGTGAACCCATGGCTATCCTTCTCGAAATTGTTCATATAGGAGTGGGAAGCACTCCCGAAACTTCACTTGGGATTGCGTCGAATTCAAACGACGTAGCAGTGCGCAAAAGAAGAGTGCGCAAACCTATCGATACGAGAATTGGACCTTCGATGAGGAGCGAGGGTTCTCACTCGTCGTGGGAGGCGTCTTCCTCACCCTCGTCATTGTCCTCTGGGCCTTCCTCGCGGCGGTCGGCGTTGTTGACGACGAGCTGTTTCACCCGGTTTGGATCGGTGGCGTAGGTCTTGACCGACACGAGTTTGAGTGTCCTCGAGCCGTTCCCAGCCAGCGTGCCTCGTTCGCTCGGCGAGCTCGTTAGTTCGTCGGTGTGGTGCTTCGGTTGGTTGCTCACTTGATTACTCCTGTTCCTTCATGTCCTGGTCGAATGTTCGAGACCCCCGGACAACCGAGCCGGATTGCAGATTCGCGGGCAGCATTCGCGGAGCGGCTCCGCGGTTCCTTGCCCCACCGTTCGAGCACGAAGGCGTACTCGTTGCAGGCTTCTGCCTTTTGCCCCTTCTTGGCGAGGGCGTCTCCATAAAACGCATGCGCTTGGACGCCATCGATGGACTTCCAGAATTGGCATGTCTTCGTTGCGCGAGTGAGTTCGGCGATGGCGGTATCCACCTGGCCCGCGAGCAAATAAGCCCGCCCGATCTGTGCGTCGACATTGACTTCACGTGATTCCGCGTCGAGGACTGGAGCTCCTTGCGGTCGATTGGCGACGGCGAGCTCCGCATCTTCCGGGGTCACGATGGTTTCCACGTACAGGGCGAGCCACCTTATCCCAGCGCTCGCGAACACACCCCCGCGGGCGATTTCCGAAGCTTCGTCGGCAGTGCGCCTCTGAAGGAACGCTGCGTGATCGATCAGCCCCGTGCGGTACATTGCTCGAGTCGTTTCCATCGCTTGGTCGTAATAGTCGTGTCGCAGCCAAGTTGGCGACGCTTCGATGAAGCTGCGCGCGACCTGCTGGGCGACCTCCGTGCGGCCAAGTTCCAAGTCGAGGTCTAGTCGAGTCAGAAAGGGCCGCGCTCGTTGCGAGGAATCGACGGATTTGAACGCCGCTTTTTCCCATCCGTCGAGCGCAACATAGGCGCCTTGGAAATTGCCGTCGAGGACTGCGAGAAAGAACTCATCGCGTTGTCGTTCCAATTCGCGGGAAGCTTCCGAGACGCGCGCCCACTTCTCCTCCAGCACCGCGCGCACAGCGCTCGTACGGTGCGTCAGCCCGAATTCTGCGCGCGCGAGCGACGTATAACCGTCCGGCGATTCATGATCGACGGTGATGAGCTTTTTCGCGGAGAGCGCTGATTGTTCGCAAGCACCCTCGTTGCTTTCGAGTCGAGCTCGTGAAATGAGGCAATCGACGGCGCCGTACGGTGCTTCACGAGTGCACGAATCCAAAGCGGTTCGCGCGGCGGCCAAATTTCCGCGGTGCAATTCGGCACGGGCGCGAAACAAGAAGCCGATGGCGCCAGGGATCCGGTCTGCGATCGTCAAAAGGTGATCCGGATTCCTCGTGTGAACATCGTGGCTGCCTCGGAGGGTCCAAAGCGTCCACTCCTTGGGGAACTGCTTCGTGAGCTCGTCGAGTCGGCGCGCCGTGAGATCGTAATCCGGAGGTTCCGCCATCGAGGGTTCGAGCGCATCGAGAAGGCCTACTTGCGCCGCGGAAAGCCGGCCACGCAGTGGCTGCGCGTCCGCGAAGTGACTGCGCGCGTCATGGTCGAACCAGTCGGAGGCGGCAACGAAGTACAAATGCGCCGCCGCGAGACCGGGGTCCCGCTGGGCAGCTTCGGCGAATTTCTTTCGAGCGGCCTTGCTCGATGCGTTTTTCCAGAGCTGAAGGCCCGCCTCGAGTGCCGCCTGGGCGGCTGGGTCCGTCGAAGCGATGGCACCTCCGAGCGACGCCGTAAGCCCCGTCCCGTCGCCGATGCCGCCGCACTTGCGCATCGCACCTGCGCCTGTCAGTCCGGCAAGCCCGATCAGCACCGCCCAGGTCGCAGCCGTCACGAGCCAACCGCGGCGGCGGCCGACGACGGCGTCCTCCGCGTTCAACGGTTCAACGCGTGGCGAGACGATGCCTCGGTTCGAGCGACCCGACCCCGTGTCATGGACCACCGGGTGCACGTCGCCGTCGGCGGCATGCGGGCCGGAACCGTTGTCGCCCGTATCGAGCGTGGCGCCGTTCGTGACGTTTCTTCGCCCCGATCCCACCTCGCGCGCCCGTGGATCCGACCCCTCGAGCGCGGTCACCCCCACGGAATCGGGCGGCAGGTCCGGTGAGGGGCCTCCTCGGGGCGTTTCCGCACGCGGCGTCCGAGGCGTCTCGGCGCGTGGCGTCCTTCGGGCGGGGCCCGAGCGCAGGTCCGGCGCGGGCTCCAGCTCGGTCACGTCGCCGCTTGCGGCTTCGGCGGCGGCTTTGGCGGTGAATTCGGCGATGATGCGCTCGCGGACGCGGGAGGCGATGGGGTCGCACTTTTCGCCGAGGGATTCCTCCAGGGCGAGGCACAAGGCTTCGCGCATGCACAATGCGGAGGGCCATCGATCGAGGGCTTCGAATTGAAGGGCCTTGTCGATGAATTGCACGATGGACGGCGGCAGGTCTGGCAGGACCTTGGCGATGGATCGCGCGTGTTGCGTGGCGGCGGCGGCGAGTTGCGCGCCGCTGTGCTCTGCGAGGTGGACGGTTTCGCCCGACAACAGGGCGAACATGGTTGCGCCGACGGCCCACAAGTCGCTGTGCGGGCCAATGCCGGCACGGTTGCCCAAGGCTTGCTCGGGCGGCATGAAGGCGGGGGTGCCAATGAAGCGCCCCGTCATCGTCAACGTGGACTCGGTGCCTGCGCGGCGCGCGATTCCAAAGTCGAGCACACGCACCTGCGCCGCCGTATTGACGAACAGGTTCTCTGGCTTGATGTCGCGATGAACGACACCTTTGGCATGTGCGGTTGCGAGCACGTCGAGGAGGTCTGCAATGAGCACGCCGACTTCGGCCAGGGGCAGCTTTTTATTGGAACGCTCCCAGCGCGCCCGCAGTGTCTCGCCCTCGATGAGCGGCATGATGAGGAAGACGCACCCGTCGATATCTTCGTCATCGTCCAAAACTTGGACGGCACCCGGGTGGCCGACGCGATTGGCGACGTACGCTTCGCGGCTGAATAGGTGATACATGTCCGAATCGTCCAGCAGGTGATCAAGAAGGAACTTGATCGCCACCCGGTGGCCATTTCGGTGGGTCGCTGCATAGACCGCGGCGGTGCCGCCGATTCCTAGCAGCCGGTCAATGCGATACTTTCCCTGGACGGTGGTTCCGACACGCGCCAACGCACGTTCGGAAACGGATTGGCGCGTAAACGGCGCTGGCATTTGCTTTTCTTCCCCGCAAGGATTCTGGGCCAGCTCGCATCATGGGGGGCTCGTTTTTACCCTGTCAAGGATCTAGTTTTCCCTCCGCATGAAATATTCCTCTCCTGGCACATCCTCGTAGTGCTGGCGCTGCATCCCGCCATGGCAGCTCGGGTGCCGCGCACGGGGAAACCATGGATGTCCGTTCGCGGCAGACGCTGGGCCGGGCAGGGGGCGCGGCGTTGCACGTTGCAACGATGATGTCGCGTATTGCGACACGCTGCGACGTTGCGAACTCCCACGCAACGCGCCTCCGGCGCCGCGTCGTTCAGCTGCGCGCCACGAAGCGGTCTGGGCATGGAGGCATCACCAGACTGTGTACCCGCCACGTTGCTTAGGCAACATGTTGATCGGATTGGCTTAGGTACGTCCGATTCGGTTCGCGATCGACGCGATGAACTTTTCGCCCGAGGCGGTGAAATTTCACGGCGCCTCCCGGCGAAGGGTCCAAAGCCGTCATCCCCCCACCGTCATCTCGGAGGCTTAGAATTGACGACGACGCCCGTGCCGGAAAATTGGACGATCGAGTCGAGTGACGGAGACTCTGCGGCGCGTGAGACGCGTGCTGCTCCCGTGGCGAAGGGCTCGCGCATCGAGGATATGGACATCGTCCGCGGCATCGCCCTGTTCGGCGTGCTGACGATGAACCTGGCCATGGCGTTTCGCATCCCATTTTTCGGGAACCCATGGGAGATGCCCAAGGCGCTTCTCGAGCGCATCGTGTTTCGCCTCGAGCTCATCTTCGTCGCGGGGAGGGCCATGACCCTCTTCTCCATCTTGTTCGGCGTGGGGCTGGCCATCTTTCTCGAGCGGGCAAGCGCCCGCGGGCCGGGCGCCATGTGGCTTCTCGCCCGGCGCCTCCTCTTTCTGACCGCGTTTGGCCTGGTGCACGCGTTCCTCATTTGGAACGGCGACATTCTGGTCTCGTATTCCTTGGCGGGGCTCATCGCACTTCCGTTCATCCGGCGGCGTACGTGGGTGGTGTTCGCGGCCGCGGGCGTGTTCTTCCTGTGGCATGTGTTCGGCCACTATTGGCCGTGGATTCGTGAGCTCACGGACCGCAAGGTTCCCGGGCACTTCGAGGAGGCTCTCCGCGTTTACGGGACCAGCAGCTATTGGGATATCGTCCGCTTTCGCGCGAACGAGGTCACGAGCATGGAGATGCCCGGGTACGTATTTTTGGTGCCCGACGAGCTCGCGAAGATGCTCCTGGGCGTGGCCATCTGGAAGTCGGGCGTCCTGCGGCTCGAGGTGCGCGACAAGCACCAGAGGGCGCTGCGCTGGACGGCGATCCTCGGCATCCTCTACGGGACGGCGTTCTACATTTATCGCTGGATCCATTTCGAGCTTTACCATCCGCCCCGGACCCCACCGAGCACGTTCATGCAGATCGCTCTGCATTGGAATGCAATGAACATCGCGTGCGCGCTCGGCTACGGCGCGGTGTTGTTGTTGCTCCTGCGCCATACGGCTTGGCGCAGGCGTCTCGGCATCTTCGCGCCTCTGGGGCGGATGGCCTTTACGAATTACCTGACGCAATCGATCGTCTTCACGACGGTCTTCTATGGGTATGGCTTCGGCCTGCTCGGGAAGTTCGGGCTGGCCTTCACGGCGCTCGTCGGCATCGCGTTCTACATTTTGCAGGGCATCGTCAGCACCGTGTGGCTCCGCCATTTTCGTTTCGGGCCGTTCGAATGGGCATGGCGCAGCCTCACGTACGGGCAATTGCAGCCGTTGCGTCGCGCGGCGGTGGAGGTTTGAACCATGGAGTCATCGCCTCTCGAGCTTCCTATGCAGGCAACGTCCGTCGCCGCCGATGAGGGCGCGCGTGCGGCCCCGGTTGCGAAGGCGTCGCGCATCGACGACATGGATATCGTTCGCGGCATGGCGCTGTTCGGCGTGCTGTTGATGAACCTCGCCGAAGTGTTCCGCGTACCCTATTACGGCCAAAAAGGTCCGCCGCTCGATCTCCCGCTGCTCGAGCGGATCGTCGTGCGGGTCCAGATGATCTTCCTCGCGGGGAAAGCGATGACGCTCTTCTCCATTTTGTTCGGTACGGGGCTGGCCATTTTCTGGGAGCGCGCCAACGCTCGGGGAACCGGGGCAACGTGGCTCTTGAGCCGGCGCTTGGGCTTTCTGGCGCTCTTCGGCCTCGCACACGGGTTCCTCATCTGGAACGGCGATATCCTCTTTCTGTACGCGCTCACGGGCCTCGTCGGCTTGCTCTTCCTGCGCGCTCCCACCTGGGTGCTTCTCACCGCGGCCTGCGCGTGCTGGGGGTGGTACGCCGTCGTGGGCCCGAATTGGCCGGCGGTGTGGGCCTTCGCGATACGGGAGCCCGGCCCTGGCCATTACTCCGAGGCCCTTCGCGTCTATGGGACGGGAACCTACCTCGAGATCCTTCGCTTTCGTGCGTACGAGCTCCTTCGCTTCGAGCCATTCTCGTACGTCCTGAACGTGCCCGGCGTGCTGACGAACATGCTCGTGGGCATGGCCATCTGGCGTTCGAAGGTCCTCGAGCTGACGGCGCGCGAGACGCTCCTTCGCACGCTGCGCTGGATCGCGTTCACCGGTATGGCCTTGGGCATCGGCTACATGCTCTTTCGGTGGATCCAGTTCGAGATTTACCATTCGCCGCAGGCACGTGGTCCGTGGCGACGGGTGCTCTTTCTCGGATGCATCCTATCCTGCGCCCTCGGCTACGGGGCGGGACTGCTCCTGCTTCTACGCCGCGCGAATTGGCGCCGGCGGCTTGGCGTCTTCGCTCCGCTGGGGCGGATGGCGTTCACCAATTACCTGACGCAGTCCATCGTCTTCTCGACGGTGTTCTACAGCTACGGGTTCGGCCTGGTTGGAAAGGTCGGCAACGCGCCCGCGGCACTCATGGGCATCGTGTTCTACACGCTGCAAGGTTTCGCGAGCGCGATCTGGCTGCGCCATTTTCGCTTCGGCCCCTTCGAATGGGCCTGGCGCAGCCTCACGTACGGACGCCTCCAACCCATGCGACGGGGGGCGGAGGCGTAATCGCAACTACACCGACTGTGCGTCCTCGATGGCGTCGGCGCGGCGGGGGCGCAGGTTCACCTTGAGGATCTGCTTGCGCACGCGCACCGCGTCCGGGGTGACCTCCACCAGCTCGTCTGCGTCGATCCATTCCATCGCGGTCTCGATTTGGAGCACGCGCGGCGGGGCGAGAAGCACGTTCTCGTCCTTGCCGTGGTTGCGCACGTTGGAGAGCTTCTTCTCCTTGATGGCGTTCACGTCGGTGTCGTTCGGCCGATTGTGCTCGCCGATGATCATCCCCTCGTAGACGTCGACACCCGGGGTCAGAAAGAACGTCCCGCGCGGTTGCAAGTGGAAGAGGGCGTACGGCGTGGAGACGCCTGCGCGGTCGGCCACGATGGCGCCGGACTTGCGCTTCATCATCGCGCCGCCCCAGGGCTCCCAGCCGTCGAACACGGTGTTGAGAAGGCCCGTGCCGCGCGTCGCGGTGAGGAACTCGCCGCGGAATCCGATGAGGCCGCGGCTGGGGATGCGGTACTCGAGGCGCGCGCGTCCGTAGCCGTGGTTGGCCATTTTGACCATGCGGCCACGGCGCTCGCCGAGCCGTTCGGTGACCACACCGATGAAGCTGTCCGGCACGTCGATCACCACGAGCTCCATCGGCTCGCAGGGCTGGCCGTCGATCTCCTGGGTCACGACCTCGGGGTTGCCGAGCTGCATCTCGTAACCTTCGCGGCGCATCGTCTCGACCAAGATGGCCAATTGAAGCTCACCGCGTCCGAGCACCATGAACGTGTCCGGCGACTCCGTCTCTTCGAGGCGGATGGCCAGGTTGCGGCGCGTCTCGCGGGTCAGCCGCTCGCGCAGGTGGCGGCTGGTAAGGAACTTGGAAGCCTTGCACTTGCCCGCGAACGGCGACGTGTTGACGCCGATGCGCATCTTGATGGTGGGCTGCTCGACCAGAATGCGCGGCAGTGCGCGCTGCTCGAAGCCGGGCGACACGTCGACGATGGTGTCACCGACAAAGACGTCGTCCAGACCGGCGATCGACACGAGCTCACCGGCGCCGGCCTCGGGGGAGGAGACGCGCTTGAGGCCTTCGAACGTCGAGAGCACCTTGATGCTGCCCTTGCTGATGGCGCCGCCCTCTTTGAGCACCGCAATCGGCTGGTTGGCCTTCACCGTACCTGCGACCACGCGCCCGATGGCCAAGCGGCCCGTGTACTCGTCGTGGTCCAGGTTGTTCACCAGGATCTGCAGCGGCGCCTCGGAGTCGCCCGGTGCAGGCGGAACCTTCTGCAGAATGAGCGAGAAGAGCGGCGAGAGATCCTTCGATTCGTCGTCCAGGTGGCGCTTGGCGATGCCCAGCTTGCCGATGGCGTAAACCACGGGGAAATCGAGCTGCGCCTCGGTGGCGTCCAGATCGCAGAACAGATCGAAGACCTCGCTCAGCACCTCGTTGGGACGGGCGTCGGAGCGGTCGATCTTGTTGATGACCACGATGATGGGGAAGCCCAGCGAGAGACACTTGCGCAGAACGAAGCGCGTCTGCGGCAGCGGGCCCTCGGCGGCGTCCACCAAGAGGATCGCGGCGTCGGCCATGAGCAAGGTGCGCTCGACCTCGCCGCCGAAGTCGGCGTGGCCGGGGGTGTCGACGACGTTGATCTTGGTCAGCGCCGTGTCGCCGGGCTCTTTCCAGCGCACGCTGGTGTTCTTCGCCAGAATCGTGATTCCACGTTCGCGTTCGAGGTCATTGTTGTCCATGACCCTGTCCACCACGGCTTCGTTCTCACGGAACGTGCCGGCTTGGCGGAGCATATGGTCAACGAGCGTGGTCTTGCCGTGGTCGACGTGGGCGACGATGGCGATGTTGCGGAGCGATTGTGCCATTTTTGAAAAGAATCCCTGCGGAGAGCGGGGCCCTCGTTTGACGCGTGACAGCGTGTTTTGACGCGATGGGGGCGCGCATCTTTACGCTGCCGCCGCTCTTTCAGCAAGCGAGGTGATGAGCTTTGCGTCAGCTCCTTTTCTCGGGAAGTGATGAGGGCCGCTCCGGCATTTGTGATTTTGCCGTATGACGGCAGACGCGGGGGAGCTGTTCGCCCCGCTACAAGGGGTTACTTCCTCAATGAAATTCAATGGTTTCTTGACCTCGGGCCGCCTTTCACCGATCGCCCTCGTCCTGCTGGTGCTGCTGGCGAGCTGCTTTCCCGGGGCCAAGGCCCCTTCGGTGAACCCGGCCCGCACCTTGGACCTGGAGGGCGACGCGGGCGAGGCGAAGAGCCCGAAGGCGTTCGGCGTGGTGTTCGCCGGGCCCAAAGGCGAGGTGGAGGCCCCGAGCGAGATCACCGTCGTGTTCAACCGCCCCATGCGCCCTCTGGAGTTGGCCGAGGGCGCCTCCGTGGCGGATGGGGTCGTGGCGCTGGAGGTGGAAGGCCGGCCCGCCGGGTCCACGCTGAAGGGAAGCTGGCGCTGGCTGGGCACGAGCACCTTGCTCTTCGCGCCCGAGGAGCCTCTGCCGCGGGCGACCTCCTTCAAGGTCACCGTGGCCGCGGGGACGCGTGCCCTCGACGGCTCGGTGCTGGCGAAGGCGTACACCTTTGCCTTTTCGACCCCGCGCCCCGATCTGGTGCGCGCGCTGCCCGGCGAAGGCTTCGAGGGGCTGGCCTCCAAACCGAAGATCGAGCTTCGCTTCAACCAGCCCATCGATCCCAAGGAGGTGGAGCGCGGTGCCAAGTTTACCTTGAAGGTCGGCAAGGGAAAGAGCGTGGCCCTTCGCGCGACGCGGCCCAAGGCGGATGCGCCCGCGCTTCTCGAGGTGACGCCGGTGGCGAATCTGCCGCTGGACACCGCCGTTGCGCTCACCTTGGACAAGAGCCTGCGCGGGCTCGAGGGCGTGCGCCCGCTGGGCGAGGACCGCGCCATTGCGATGCGCACTTACGGGCCGCTGCGCGTGCGCGGGCTCGATTGCTACCGCGAAACGCCGAACAAGAAGTGCGCGGCCCGCAGCTCGGTGCGCCTCGATTTGAACAACCGCGTCGCGTACACCGAGTGGAAGGCGCACGTGCGCATCGACGCCATCGGCGGCGGCGCGGCCCCGAAGATCGAGTGGCGCGCCCTCGAGGCGGAAACGAGTCGCTCGCAAAGCGAGACGCTTTGGGCGCGCCTGCGCGCGGCGAGCCGCTACCAGGTCACGGTCACCGCCGGCATGAAGGACGAATACGGGCAGACCCTGAAGCAGGACGTGGTGCTGCCGTTCGAGACCGACGACGAATGGCCCGAGGTCGAGGTGGGCGTCTCCGGCGACGTGTTCGAAGCCGGCAAAGGCAAGAGCGTTCCCATCGGCGCCGTGAACGTGCCCTCGTACGAGCTGTTCACCGCCGCCCCGGACGAAACGGAGCTGGCGCGCCTCGTGGCCACGTCGGAAACGCCGGCGCGCGAGCGTGACGCCTTCGAGCGGGCCAAGCAGCAGATCCCCAGCGGCAAGGTGGAGTCGGTGCGTGCGACCGCCGCGTCGAACATCCAGTGGGTCAAGCGCCTCGACCTGGAGGGCGTCATCAAGCGTACGCTGCGTGGAAAGTCGGCCGCCGCAAGCGGCGGACCTCCGGCGGCGGGTCGCGGCCCCGTGGTGTTCAGCGTGCGCGCCCCCACCGTGCGGCGCGGGGGCGATGCTCGGATTCACGTGCTTTCGGTGACGGACTTGGCCATCACGGCGAAAATGAGCCGCTTTGGCAGCCTGGCCTGGGTGACGCACCTCTCGGATGGCAAGGCCGTCCCCGGAGCGGTCGTCTCGGTGCGCGGGCGCGATGGCGCGGAGATCTTTGCCACGAAGACGGACGCGGGCGGCGTGGCGGTGATCCCGAAGGAGCGCTACTCGCCGGTGCTCGCCGAGGGGCGCATCGACGAAGGCGCCATCGTGATCGCCCGGCTTGGGGACGACTGGTCCTACCGCCGCGTGGCCGACATGCTCGATACGTGGCGCTACCAGCCGTCGAGCGATCCCTCGGGCACCTTGGTGCCGATGGGCATGCTCTTCACGGACCGCGGTATCTACAAGGCCGGCGAAACGGTGCGCGCCAAGGGCCTTTTCCGCGTACCGACGGCGCGGGGTACGGATACGCCGGTCGGACGCGAGGTGACCTTGCTGGCCTTCGACGTGAACGACGAGAAAGTCTTCGAGCACCGCGCGAAGCTGGGGAGCTTCGGCGACTTTGCCGTCGACGTGCCCATTCCACCGACCACGCACCTCGGGTCGCTGCAGCTGCGCGCCGAGCTGGATGCACCGGCCACGGCGGCGACCCGCGACTCGTTCCGCGAGGGCACGGCGAGCGCGGTGGTGCAGGTGTCGGCGTACCGGCCCGCCGAGTTCAAGGTGTCCGTCGAGCCGGGCAAGGCGGAGTACGTCCGCGGCGAGACCGCGGGCTTCGTGATGCGTGGGGACTACCTGTTCGGCGCACCCATGAGCGCGGGTGACGTTCGCTACACGGTCACACGCGGTCCTGCGTCGTTCCTGCTGCCGGGGGCCGATGGGCTGGTCTACGACGATGGCCCCTACGAGCGTGATCGCCTGGAGGCGAACCCGCGTGCCAGTGAGATCGCGCAGGCCACGGGAAAACTGGGGTCGCGCGGCGATCTCGCGGCATCGGCATCGCTCGCCATGCCGAACCAAAGCGGCACGGAGCTGGTGACCTTCGAAGCCGAAATCGAGGACGTGAGCCGGCAGACGATCGCGGGCCGCGCGAGCACCTTGGTGCATCCGGGGCAGTTCTACGTGGCCATGAAGCCACCGAGTGCGATGTTCCAGGCCAAGGGAAGCTCGCTCAAGGTGGAGCTCGCGGCCATCGAGCCGTCCGGCCGTCGCCGCGCCGGCGTGCCCATCACCGTCGAGTTGGTGAAGCGCACCTGGCATTCCGTGGCCGCCGAGTCGGGCGAGATGGGCATGCACTACGACAGCCGCGCCGTCGACAAGGTCGTGGCCACGTGCGCGGCCAATGCGGTGGCGCAGGGCCTTTCGTCCTGC encodes:
- the typA gene encoding translational GTPase TypA, coding for MAQSLRNIAIVAHVDHGKTTLVDHMLRQAGTFRENEAVVDRVMDNNDLERERGITILAKNTSVRWKEPGDTALTKINVVDTPGHADFGGEVERTLLMADAAILLVDAAEGPLPQTRFVLRKCLSLGFPIIVVINKIDRSDARPNEVLSEVFDLFCDLDATEAQLDFPVVYAIGKLGIAKRHLDDESKDLSPLFSLILQKVPPAPGDSEAPLQILVNNLDHDEYTGRLAIGRVVAGTVKANQPIAVLKEGGAISKGSIKVLSTFEGLKRVSSPEAGAGELVSIAGLDDVFVGDTIVDVSPGFEQRALPRILVEQPTIKMRIGVNTSPFAGKCKASKFLTSRHLRERLTRETRRNLAIRLEETESPDTFMVLGRGELQLAILVETMRREGYEMQLGNPEVVTQEIDGQPCEPMELVVIDVPDSFIGVVTERLGERRGRMVKMANHGYGRARLEYRIPSRGLIGFRGEFLTATRGTGLLNTVFDGWEPWGGAMMKRKSGAIVADRAGVSTPYALFHLQPRGTFFLTPGVDVYEGMIIGEHNRPNDTDVNAIKEKKLSNVRNHGKDENVLLAPPRVLQIETAMEWIDADELVEVTPDAVRVRKQILKVNLRPRRADAIEDAQSV
- a CDS encoding DUF418 domain-containing protein encodes the protein MESSPLELPMQATSVAADEGARAAPVAKASRIDDMDIVRGMALFGVLLMNLAEVFRVPYYGQKGPPLDLPLLERIVVRVQMIFLAGKAMTLFSILFGTGLAIFWERANARGTGATWLLSRRLGFLALFGLAHGFLIWNGDILFLYALTGLVGLLFLRAPTWVLLTAACACWGWYAVVGPNWPAVWAFAIREPGPGHYSEALRVYGTGTYLEILRFRAYELLRFEPFSYVLNVPGVLTNMLVGMAIWRSKVLELTARETLLRTLRWIAFTGMALGIGYMLFRWIQFEIYHSPQARGPWRRVLFLGCILSCALGYGAGLLLLLRRANWRRRLGVFAPLGRMAFTNYLTQSIVFSTVFYSYGFGLVGKVGNAPAALMGIVFYTLQGFASAIWLRHFRFGPFEWAWRSLTYGRLQPMRRGAEA
- a CDS encoding serine/threonine protein kinase; translated protein: MPAPFTRQSVSERALARVGTTVQGKYRIDRLLGIGGTAAVYAATHRNGHRVAIKFLLDHLLDDSDMYHLFSREAYVANRVGHPGAVQVLDDDEDIDGCVFLIMPLIEGETLRARWERSNKKLPLAEVGVLIADLLDVLATAHAKGVVHRDIKPENLFVNTAAQVRVLDFGIARRAGTESTLTMTGRFIGTPAFMPPEQALGNRAGIGPHSDLWAVGATMFALLSGETVHLAEHSGAQLAAAATQHARSIAKVLPDLPPSIVQFIDKALQFEALDRWPSALCMREALCLALEESLGEKCDPIASRVRERIIAEFTAKAAAEAASGDVTELEPAPDLRSGPARRTPRAETPRTPRAETPRGGPSPDLPPDSVGVTALEGSDPRAREVGSGRRNVTNGATLDTGDNGSGPHAADGDVHPVVHDTGSGRSNRGIVSPRVEPLNAEDAVVGRRRGWLVTAATWAVLIGLAGLTGAGAMRKCGGIGDGTGLTASLGGAIASTDPAAQAALEAGLQLWKNASSKAARKKFAEAAQRDPGLAAAHLYFVAASDWFDHDARSHFADAQPLRGRLSAAQVGLLDALEPSMAEPPDYDLTARRLDELTKQFPKEWTLWTLRGSHDVHTRNPDHLLTIADRIPGAIGFLFRARAELHRGNLAAARTALDSCTREAPYGAVDCLISRARLESNEGACEQSALSAKKLITVDHESPDGYTSLARAEFGLTHRTSAVRAVLEEKWARVSEASRELERQRDEFFLAVLDGNFQGAYVALDGWEKAAFKSVDSSQRARPFLTRLDLDLELGRTEVAQQVARSFIEASPTWLRHDYYDQAMETTRAMYRTGLIDHAAFLQRRTADEASEIARGGVFASAGIRWLALYVETIVTPEDAELAVANRPQGAPVLDAESREVNVDAQIGRAYLLAGQVDTAIAELTRATKTCQFWKSIDGVQAHAFYGDALAKKGQKAEACNEYAFVLERWGKEPRSRSANAARESAIRLGCPGVSNIRPGHEGTGVIK
- a CDS encoding DUF418 domain-containing protein, which codes for MTTTPVPENWTIESSDGDSAARETRAAPVAKGSRIEDMDIVRGIALFGVLTMNLAMAFRIPFFGNPWEMPKALLERIVFRLELIFVAGRAMTLFSILFGVGLAIFLERASARGPGAMWLLARRLLFLTAFGLVHAFLIWNGDILVSYSLAGLIALPFIRRRTWVVFAAAGVFFLWHVFGHYWPWIRELTDRKVPGHFEEALRVYGTSSYWDIVRFRANEVTSMEMPGYVFLVPDELAKMLLGVAIWKSGVLRLEVRDKHQRALRWTAILGILYGTAFYIYRWIHFELYHPPRTPPSTFMQIALHWNAMNIACALGYGAVLLLLLRHTAWRRRLGIFAPLGRMAFTNYLTQSIVFTTVFYGYGFGLLGKFGLAFTALVGIAFYILQGIVSTVWLRHFRFGPFEWAWRSLTYGQLQPLRRAAVEV